The nucleotide window CTGCTACGCGCGCGGCTGCTTAAACTGGGTTTACAAAAAACTCCCTGCAATCTGGTGATGGGGAGCGGTAACTACCAACTTATTCTAGGCGAAGCGCCCAAAGTGCCAGCCGAAGAACTGGCTGAAGCCTTGCGTTGGCGGATCAAAGATCTCATTCAATTCCCGGTATCCGAAGCTATTGTCGATGCTTTTCTGTTGCCAGAAGACAGCGCCCGCGGCACCAGCCGTATGGCCTATGCGGTAGTCGCCCAGCGTAAACACATTGAAGCTCAGGTTGCCTTGGCGAAGGCTAGCGGTATGAGCCTGAAAAATATCGATATTCCTGAGTTGGTGTTGCGCAATTTGGCAGAAGCCTGTTGCGATACCAAACGCGGCGTCGCCATTGTTAAATTGCAGCAAGGCGGTGGCAGTTTGCAAATTATCCGCGATGGTAATTTGTATTTATCGCGGCAATTTTCGCTCTCATACAATGCAGGCCTGCTCGATGATCTGCCGGGTGATGCCTTGGTATTGGAACTGCAACGTTCACTGGATTATTTCGAGCGACAAATGCGCCAGGTTCCGCCCAGCCACATTTATCTCTGCGGTGAAAATGTGACGGCTGATAAATTAACCCCCGAAATTCGTAACGCCTTAGCGGTTTCCATCCATCTATTAGATGTAGATGCAGGCATACAAATTCCCGATTCCATTCCCGATCATATTCTTTCGCTTTCACTGCATGCGATAGGTGCAGCGTTGCGACAAGATCACGTAGGGCAGGGTTGATATGCAACAGATCAATTTATACCTGCCAGAATTCCAACCCAACCGCGAACCTTTGCGCAGTATCCATATGCTGTGGGGCGTGGTGATTTTTATTGTTCTGCTGGTGTTGGTGAGTGTATTGAGTGCTAAACATAACCGGGAACTGGCTCAATCGGTAGAGCAACAACGCGTACAGTTAGAACAAATAAAAAATCAGCTTAAGCAATTGGAACAACAGCGGCCACAAAGCAATCTGGCAGAACTGGATGCCCAAATTGTGCAATTGCAACAAGAGCAAGCGCGGCGCGAACAAATTTTTGCGGTTATCGCCAATAAAAAGCTTGGCAACAATTCAGGTTTTTCTGCGCATTTACAGGCGATGGGGCGGCAGTCGCTCGATACTGTCAGCCTAAATGTTTTTTCATTGCAAGCAGGTGGAAATTACATTGAATTTGCGGGTAAAACCCGTGCGGCTGACCAAATCCCTCTGTATATCCAGCGGTTACGTACAGAACCTGTTTTTGCGCAATCTGCTTTTGGCGTTTTGAATGTGGCACCACTCAAAAACAATCAGGGAGTATTTGAGTTTTCCCTGGCAAAACAACTGAAAAATAATGAGCCTGAAACCAAAACTGCAGTACAGATGCTGTTGGATATGAACCAAAAAGTGCGAGGTGAAAACTGATGTCACCAGCCATCACCCAACTTATGGAGAAAATCGATAGCCGCATACTGAGTGAGCGGGTATTGATTTTTTTGACCTCATTGGCCGTGATCTTTTTATTGTGGAATTTTCTGGTTCAAGCAAGGTTTGACCGTGAACGCGCTGACTTAAATAGCCAGTTAACGCAAATGACTACGGAACAAAAAAGCCAGGAAAGCCAGATCGCAACACTTACCCAAACAATGGCAAGTGATCCTGCTATCGCCAAGAAAAATGAAATCAATCGGCTCACTGGCAATATTGCCAACATTGAGTCGCAATTATCGGGCTTATCGCAGGGTTTAATCAGTGCAGAACAATTACCCAAAGTGTTGCAAGAAGTATTGCTGCGTACTAGCAGCGTGACGTTATTGCAAGTGCGCACGCTGGCTGTGACGGAATTGCAATTGGCAGAAAGTCCAGCAGTTCAAAATCCACAAAATAGTGCTGCTAGTAATATTGGTAGCAACACCGGCGGTACCGGCGTGTATAAACACGGCGTGCTGATCCGTGTAGCAGGTAGTTACCCGCAGCTTATTCAATTGATGAAAGAAATAGAAAATCTCGAATGGAAATTTTATTGGGAGTCGTTGGATTACACCGTTGAGCAATATCCTAATGCCACGATTGATATCAGGGTTTTTACTCTGAGTTCAGAGGAGGGGCTGCTCGGTGTATAACACTTTTGCTAACTATTGTATTTTTTCCATGCTGTGTGCTGCTTTATTCAGCACGCAAGAGCTCAATGCACAAGATGTTCGCGATCCTACTGCTCCATTGGGGCACGTTGCGAGTGCAAATGCTGCAAGCGGCGAAAACTGGGTTCTGGATGCGGTGTTGGTCAGCCCGGGGCGCAAGCTGGCAGTCATTAATGGTAATACGGTGCGTGAAGGCCAAACGATTCCCGGATCGAACGGGACTAAAGTGCAACGCATTTTGGCGCAGACAGTTGTGCTACAACAGGACAGCCAAACCCGGGTGTTAACGCTATCGCCCGGTGTTGTAAAAAAGAATTCATCAATTAAGCAAAATAATTGAGGCAGTGACAATGTTCACCAACCCTGAAAAACAATTTGGCAAACCATGCCACACACCTTGGGCGCGTATGCCGCTCGTGCTGGTGCTTATGTTAGTGGGTGCCTGTAGCTCCACCGATAACCAACGCCTGATCACTGAAGATGCAATGGATAAAGCCGTTGAGCAGCAGCGTGAACAAGGCACAGCAACAAAAGCTGTTCCTCCGGAAGTCAATAAAGCCTTGTTAAATAATCCGTCGTTAACCGGCGGTATGGCGAAGGTGAATAATGAGCGGTTCGATGTGTCGGTGCGCAATGTTGCGGCGCGTGATTTTTTTCTTGGTTTGGTGAACGGAACAGGCATCAATATCGTGGTTCACCCTGATGTTGATGGCGCAGTAACGCTCGATCTGAAAAATGTAACAGTGGAAGATGTTCTGCGCGTAACGCGCGATATATACGGCTACGAATACAAAAGAGACCGCAACATTTACACCATTTACGCCAATGCATTGCGCACTGAAGTGTTCCAGATTAATTATCTGGATGTGCAGCGCGTCGGTGTGTCCGATACCAGTGTAATGATTGGGCGCGCGCAAAGTTCTGGTGGCAATAACGGTAATAATTCTGGCGGAGGAAATAATAATTCCGCGAATGAAAATGCCAATTTATTGGGCATGATTGAAAGTGCCTCACAAAATCAACAACAAGGCAATCGCGGTGGCGGTTCAGCGCTCACACCAGGTTCTCGCGTTCAAACATTAAACCGCACCGACTTTTGGGCATCGCTGGAAAAAACCGTAGTATCGATTATCGGCGGTGTAGGTGATGATCGTTCCGTTATGGTAACGCCACAAGCAGGCATGATCGTGGTAAAAGCCATGCCACATGAATTGAGCGCGGTGCGTAATTTCCTTGAGCGCTCTGAATTGAGTATTAAACGCCAGGTTATTTTGGAGGCAAAAATTCTTGAAGTGCGTTTAAGCGAAGGATTTGAAGCAGGTGTTAATTGGGGAGCAATTAGCGGGCAGATTTCCGCAGCAAAAAATCTTGAAGATGGCTTTGCTTTGAATACTGATGGTAGTTCTCCTGTTAATGAATTCAGGGATTTGACGGTGACAGAGGTGTTTAGAAACGCTGATGGTACTCGCCAATCTGTCAGTTATGGTGATCGAGAGCGAATAGGCGGAACCGTTGCTGGTTTAATTCAAGTAACGGACATCACCAAATTATTATCATTGTTGGAAACCCAGGGCAGTGTGCAAGTACTGTCCAGTCCTCGCGTATCTACTGTGAATAACCAGAAAGCAGTTATTCGGGTGGGTTCAGATGAATATTTTGTCACGGGTATTTCCAGTAACCAAACCCAAAACGCCGCGACCACAACCAGTACACCCAATATCGAATTGTCGTCATTTTTTAGTGGCATTTCGTTGGATGTAACACCTCAAATTGCCGAAAATGGCGAAGTGATATTGCACATCCATCCGGTAGTCAGTGAAGTCACCGACCAGCAAAAAGTATTTACCGTGGGCAGTGAAGAGTTTGCATTGCCACTCGCATTGCGTGGCGTGCGTGAGTCAGACAGCATTGTAAAAGCCGCTAATGGCCAAGTGATTGTGTTGGGTGGTTTGATGACCGAATCAAACAATAATCGCGACGGCAAGCGCCCGGTGCTGGGCGATATTCCCGGTGTCAATGCGTTGTTCCGCACTAAAAATAAAGCCAAATCCAAAACCGAGTTGGTGATTTTGCTGCGTCCTATAGTAGTGGATGATAAAACTTGGGATACGCAGCTCACCGAAGCGCAAGACAGAATGCAGCGCATGGGCGATGCCTACCGGAATAATCAGAAATAAATGGTGCGCAGATAACTATCTGCGCTCGCGAGGTTCCTTATGTACCGGCAACATTTTGGATTAAAGGAGCATCCTTTTTCATTAACGCCCGATACCCAATTTTATTTTAATAGCCAAAGCCATCGCGAAGTATTGAGCACACTCTTACTTGCGTTAAAACACAGCGAAGGCTTTATCAAAATTGTGGGTGAAGTTGGTACTGGTAAAACCTTGCTTAGCCGTAAGCTGCTAGCCAGCTTGGGCGATAATTACATCACTGCGTATATTCCAAACCCGTATCTCACACCCGATGAACTGAAATGGTTTCTTGCTGAAGAAATAGGCATTCCTTATTCACCGGATGTCCCTTCGTATCAACTATTAAAAGATATTAATTTGCGCTTGGTCGAGTTGGCACAACAAAAGTGCCAAGTCGTTTTGGTAGTGGATGAAGCGCAGGCCATGCCACGCGAGACAATAGAAGCACTGCGTTTGCTGACCAATTTGGAAACTGAAAAAAGTAAATTGCTTCAAGTGGTTTTATTCGGTCAGCCGGAGTTGGATGAATTGCTTGATCGTCCTGATCTTCGCCAATTGAAGCAGCGCATTGTATTTGCTGAATACTTGCAAACAATTCCCAAAGCCAGTTTGCCGGATTATCTTGCATATCGTTTAAGTTCTGCAGGTTACCGAGGTGCGTCATTATTTTCTCGTTCGGCTATTTCCTTGTTATACAAAGCCTCTGGCGGTGTGCCACGGTTAATTAATGTGATTGCGCATAAAGCGATGCTTGCAGCCTACGGACAATCGGCTGATAAAGTCAGCCGCAGTCATATGGTGCGCGCCATTATGGATACTGCCGAAAGCCGTTCGCTTGGGCGTTGGTTGGCGCGGCGTGATTTTTGGTTATGGCCAATGCTGGCAGCCAGCGCAGCTGCCGCCATTGTTTTGGTGCCTGTGGTATTGGGTAATTTGTCGGGAGCAGTGTGATGAGTTTGCTCAATGACATGTTGCGCGATCTCTCGCACCAGCAAAAACCGGTTGATGCGTTATCGGCAGGCGCAAGCCCGACGTTGGATCTGAGCGCACAAGAGCAGCGTGAATTATTTAATCAGTCCAGTGCTGCTAAACCTTTGCCGCGCAGCTTTCTACCCAGCGTGTTGGTGTTTGTAGTTGTGTTCGCTATTGCCATTGCTTGGCAGTACATAACCGGGAAGCATATAGCCGGGAAGCAAGCGGGCAGTGAAGAAACACAACAATTGCCAGCGCAATATGCCGTTCAACCGGCGGATACGCCAATAACTGAACCCTCTGAAACACAAACGACTATCCAACAAAAAGAAATAATTGTCAGTGATGTGCCAGTGACAGCGCCCTCGCAGCCTGATCCGGAATTGGTTACACGTTTGGCGGCGCTGGAAGCCGCAGTGACTACACTGACAAATACTGTTGTTGAAAACAAAATCGCAACTGATGCGGTAATTCAAGAAGCAGATACAAACGTTGGCAGCGTAGCTTCCGCTGAAAACGTTGATGTTCGCGAATCTTCTGTTGCTCCTGAGGCTTCTGCTGCTGTTGGTGATTCTACAGCGCTTGAAACTGTCTCTGTCAGCGTAAAAGATCCATTCGGGGTGGATGAAACACCGCTACAGAATCCTTCGGAAAATATAGCAACTGAACAACGCAATAAAAAATCCCAGGTTGTACAGGCTTTATCTGATGAGCCTGCGCACTTGGATATTACTCCCAATCCCAAATGGAAAGATGAAGAGCAGGCGCGCGAAGCACGAGAGTTGGTGGCGCAAGGTCAAGTGAATTTTGCGATAGAAAGATTACAAGGGTTCATCGCGTCTGCACAGCAGCCACGTGAATCTGTAAAAACGCTACTGGATATTTTAGTTGAGCAAAATGATATTACTGCAGCCCAGCGTATATTGGCTCAAGCGGATTTTTTATCGAGCTATGAACAAGCGTATTACCAGGCAAAAATATTAGTGAACCAGCAACAAGAAGACGTGGCGATAGAATTGCTGGAAACCCATTTAACTGATGCCGATAAAGATGAAAATTACCGTGCATTGTTGGCCGGGTTGTATCAAAAAAATGGTAAGTCGTTAGAGGCGGCCAATCACTATCGCCGCTTGCTGGGAATGTTTGGCGATAAACCCGCGTATTGGTTGGGGTTTGCCTTATCGCAAGATGCACTCAACCAACCGCAAGTCGCCTTGCAGGCATATCAACGTGTTAATCAATATGCAGACTTGCCACCGCAGGTGCGTACCTATATTCAACAGCGCCTTGCTGCGCTGCAGCAGTGACTAATAACCGTAAGAACGGGTTAATTTTATTATGAGCACATTTGCACCCAAGCGTATTCGTATCGGCGATTTGCTCGTCGAAAAAAATATGATCTCTGAAACACAGCTCCAGCATGCACTGCAAGAGCAGAAGCTCACCGGCCGAAAACTGGGTGCCACTTTGGTGGAGTTGGGTTATGTAGAAGAAAATGCGTTGCTCAGTTTGTTGTCAGCGCAATTAAATATCCCGTTTGTTGAATTAAAGCAATTTCGTTTTGATCGCGATCTTGTGCAAAAACTGCCCGAGACCAGCGCTCGCCGTTATCGGGTAATGCTGCTGCGCGAAGATTTTGATGGCCTGTTATTAGGCATGGCGGACCCAACTGATATTTTCTGCTTGGATGAGCTGCAACGTATTTTGCAAAAAAATCTCAAGCCTGCGGTGGTGCGTGAATCAGAGTTACTGGATATTCTTGATATCGCCTACACACGTGCCAGTGAAATCGCAACGCTGGCGGGTGAGTTGGATGAAGAGTTGCAAGAATCTGCATTGGATTTGGCGGATTTTGCGGTCGATGCGACCGACAGCGAAGCACCGGTGGTTAAGCTGCTGCAAAAAATATTTGAAGAGGCGATCAATACCAAAGCATCGGATATCCATATCGAGCCAGACGAAAAAGTATTGCGCATCCGCAACCGTATCGACGGTGTGTTGTTAGAGCAAGTGATGAATGAAAAACGTATTGCTTCTGCATTGGTGGTGCGTTTGAAATTAATGTCGGGCATGGATATTTCAGAAAAGCGTTTGCCGCAAGACGGCCGTTTTAATTTGAAAGTCAAACATCACAATATCGATGTGCGTATTTCCACCATGCCGGTGCAATTTGGTGAATCTGTGGTTATGCGTTTGCTTGACCAGACCGATGGTGTGCGACCATTGAGTGATGTAGGAATGCCGCCGCATTTGATTGATCGCTTTCGTAAAGTCATCACTCGCCCACACGGATTGGTGTTGGTTACCGGGCCAACGGGTAGCGGTAAAACCACTACCTTGTACGGCGCGCTTT belongs to Cellvibrio sp. pealriver and includes:
- a CDS encoding ExeA family protein, with translation MYRQHFGLKEHPFSLTPDTQFYFNSQSHREVLSTLLLALKHSEGFIKIVGEVGTGKTLLSRKLLASLGDNYITAYIPNPYLTPDELKWFLAEEIGIPYSPDVPSYQLLKDINLRLVELAQQKCQVVLVVDEAQAMPRETIEALRLLTNLETEKSKLLQVVLFGQPELDELLDRPDLRQLKQRIVFAEYLQTIPKASLPDYLAYRLSSAGYRGASLFSRSAISLLYKASGGVPRLINVIAHKAMLAAYGQSADKVSRSHMVRAIMDTAESRSLGRWLARRDFWLWPMLAASAAAAIVLVPVVLGNLSGAV
- a CDS encoding lipopolysaccharide assembly protein LapB, producing MSLLNDMLRDLSHQQKPVDALSAGASPTLDLSAQEQRELFNQSSAAKPLPRSFLPSVLVFVVVFAIAIAWQYITGKHIAGKQAGSEETQQLPAQYAVQPADTPITEPSETQTTIQQKEIIVSDVPVTAPSQPDPELVTRLAALEAAVTTLTNTVVENKIATDAVIQEADTNVGSVASAENVDVRESSVAPEASAAVGDSTALETVSVSVKDPFGVDETPLQNPSENIATEQRNKKSQVVQALSDEPAHLDITPNPKWKDEEQAREARELVAQGQVNFAIERLQGFIASAQQPRESVKTLLDILVEQNDITAAQRILAQADFLSSYEQAYYQAKILVNQQQEDVAIELLETHLTDADKDENYRALLAGLYQKNGKSLEAANHYRRLLGMFGDKPAYWLGFALSQDALNQPQVALQAYQRVNQYADLPPQVRTYIQQRLAALQQ
- the mshL gene encoding pilus (MSHA type) biogenesis protein MshL, whose product is MFTNPEKQFGKPCHTPWARMPLVLVLMLVGACSSTDNQRLITEDAMDKAVEQQREQGTATKAVPPEVNKALLNNPSLTGGMAKVNNERFDVSVRNVAARDFFLGLVNGTGINIVVHPDVDGAVTLDLKNVTVEDVLRVTRDIYGYEYKRDRNIYTIYANALRTEVFQINYLDVQRVGVSDTSVMIGRAQSSGGNNGNNSGGGNNNSANENANLLGMIESASQNQQQGNRGGGSALTPGSRVQTLNRTDFWASLEKTVVSIIGGVGDDRSVMVTPQAGMIVVKAMPHELSAVRNFLERSELSIKRQVILEAKILEVRLSEGFEAGVNWGAISGQISAAKNLEDGFALNTDGSSPVNEFRDLTVTEVFRNADGTRQSVSYGDRERIGGTVAGLIQVTDITKLLSLLETQGSVQVLSSPRVSTVNNQKAVIRVGSDEYFVTGISSNQTQNAATTTSTPNIELSSFFSGISLDVTPQIAENGEVILHIHPVVSEVTDQQKVFTVGSEEFALPLALRGVRESDSIVKAANGQVIVLGGLMTESNNNRDGKRPVLGDIPGVNALFRTKNKAKSKTELVILLRPIVVDDKTWDTQLTEAQDRMQRMGDAYRNNQK
- a CDS encoding MSHA biogenesis protein MshJ, with product MSPAITQLMEKIDSRILSERVLIFLTSLAVIFLLWNFLVQARFDRERADLNSQLTQMTTEQKSQESQIATLTQTMASDPAIAKKNEINRLTGNIANIESQLSGLSQGLISAEQLPKVLQEVLLRTSSVTLLQVRTLAVTELQLAESPAVQNPQNSAASNIGSNTGGTGVYKHGVLIRVAGSYPQLIQLMKEIENLEWKFYWESLDYTVEQYPNATIDIRVFTLSSEEGLLGV
- a CDS encoding GspE/PulE family protein, which encodes MSTFAPKRIRIGDLLVEKNMISETQLQHALQEQKLTGRKLGATLVELGYVEENALLSLLSAQLNIPFVELKQFRFDRDLVQKLPETSARRYRVMLLREDFDGLLLGMADPTDIFCLDELQRILQKNLKPAVVRESELLDILDIAYTRASEIATLAGELDEELQESALDLADFAVDATDSEAPVVKLLQKIFEEAINTKASDIHIEPDEKVLRIRNRIDGVLLEQVMNEKRIASALVVRLKLMSGMDISEKRLPQDGRFNLKVKHHNIDVRISTMPVQFGESVVMRLLDQTDGVRPLSDVGMPPHLIDRFRKVITRPHGLVLVTGPTGSGKTTTLYGALSELNKPDKKIITVEDPVEYRLPRISQVQLHEKIGLNFASVLRATLRQDPDILLVGEIRDAESAEIALRASMTGHMVLSTLHTNDAVTSALRLMDIGVDGYLVATALKAIVAQRLVRRICNSCIQPHTPDANERQLLATIGKGRDYSNVPFKQGAGCPHCHNTGYRGRIGIFEMLELNHAMADALRMNDINAFTHAANAVPNFVTLSEAALGYAIEGKTTLEEVMSISAQIDEI
- a CDS encoding MSHA biogenesis protein MshI, giving the protein MDKIARLLRGTSRQNQMIGVDVSAAGIAFAHIQRPATQQPRLLSCDFIPVEDGIDPADLLRARLLKLGLQKTPCNLVMGSGNYQLILGEAPKVPAEELAEALRWRIKDLIQFPVSEAIVDAFLLPEDSARGTSRMAYAVVAQRKHIEAQVALAKASGMSLKNIDIPELVLRNLAEACCDTKRGVAIVKLQQGGGSLQIIRDGNLYLSRQFSLSYNAGLLDDLPGDALVLELQRSLDYFERQMRQVPPSHIYLCGENVTADKLTPEIRNALAVSIHLLDVDAGIQIPDSIPDHILSLSLHAIGAALRQDHVGQG